The Bacillota bacterium DNA segment ACCTGGCCGACGAGAAAGCCGAGGGCCCTGTCCTTACCCGCGCGTATCTCGCTGGCAACATCGGAATTCTCCGCTATGACATCATCAACGATCCCGGCAAGCTCCCCCTCGTCAGCTATCTGCACCAGGCCCTTTTCCTCCACGACCTGACGGGGCCCCTTCCCCGTGGCGAACATCTCCTCGAAGATCGTTTTCGCTATCTTCCCGCTGATTATCCCGTCGTCTATCATTTTCAACATCGCTGCGAGCGAGTCGGGACTCACCTTCACCTGCCGTATGTCGGTGCCGGTCGCGTTCATGAGCCTCGCAAGCTCGCCCATGATCCAGTTGCTGACGACCTTCGGGTCAGCGCCGTATGCCGCAGCCGCCGCCTCGAAGTAGCCGGCGAGGTCTCTCGATTCGGTCAGGATCGCGGCATCGTAGGCCGGGAGCCCGTATTGCCGCGTGAACCTATCGAAACGCGCCCCCGGAAGCTCGGGGAGAGTGCCTCTCAGCTCCTCCACCCACGCCTCGTCTATCTCGAGCGGAACGAGGTCCGGATCCGGGAAGTACCTGTAGTCGTCCGCCTCCTCCTTGTGCCTCATGGCGACGGTGATTTGGCGGGATTCATCCCAGTGCCTCGTCTCGCGCGCGATACGCTCGCCGCGGGCGAGCGCCTCAGCCTGCCGTGCACACTCGTACGCGAGGGCTTTCTCCACCGCCCTGAAGGAGTTCAGGTTCTTGAGCTCGATGGGCGTGCCGAGGGCCGGCGACCCCTTGGGCTTCACCGAGATGTTCGCATCGCATCGAAGCGAGCCCTCCTCCATTTTGCAGTCGGACACATCCAAGTAGCGAAGGATGCTCTTCAACATCGAAAGATACGCGTACGCCTCCTCAGGCGATCTGATGTCCGGCTCGCTCACGATCTCGAGAAGCGGCACCCCCGTGCGGTTATAGTCCTCCAGCGAGAAACTCGACCCAGTGATCGTGCCACTCTCGTGGACTGACTTGCCGGCGTCCTCCTCAAGGTGAACCCGCCTTATCCTCACGCGGCGGGCGACTCCGCCCACGGCGATGTCCACGTACCCCCGGCTGGCCAGAGGGAGGTCGTACTGAGATATCTGGTAATTCTTTGGTAGGTCAGGATAAAAATAGTTCTTGCGGTCGAACTTGGAGAAACTTGCCACCTCGCAGTTCAGAGCGAGGGCGGTCTTTATCGCCAGCTCCACTGCCTTGCGGTTGATCACCGGCAGCACCCCGGGAAGGCCCAGGCACACCGGACATGTGTGGGCGTTCGGGGGAGCATTGAAAGCAGTGGAGCACCCGCAGAACAACTTGGAATCCGTCAGGAGCTCCACGTGGACCTCGAGGCCGATCACAGGCTCGAAGTCCGACACATCCGCGACGGGTCTCGTGCCAGCCTCTGTCTCCCTAGACATCCCCCACACCCCCGGTCGTCCTGGAAATGAGCCGTCCCCGGACGTCCCCCGAGCCAGCGCCCCTCGCGATGCCGCCGCTCGAGCATGCGCCGCTCGAAGATGCGCCGCGCGCCCCGACGTCAGTCGCGCGCGCCGCGGCCCCGCCGCTCCCCCGATCATGGAGGGACGGCTTCGACTTGTGGAACCAAGTGGCCTGCTCGAAGGCGTACGCCACGCGCAGCACGGTCGCCTCGTCATAGTGTTTGCCGAGAATCTGAAGGCCCACCGGCATTCCGTCTTCACCGAATCCGCACGGGACCGACACCGCTGGTATGCCGGCGAGGTTCGCGGTTACAGTGTAGACGTCTGATAGGTACATGGCGAGAGGGTCACTGGTCCTCTCCCCGAACCTGAACGCCACTGTGGGCGAAGTCGGCGAGACCAGGCAGTCGCACTTCTCGAACGCGCGGTCGAAGTCGCGGGTGATGAGAGTACGCACCTTGAGCGCCTTGAGATAGTATGCCTCGTAGTACCCGGCGCTCAGAGTGTATGTGCCCAGCATGATCCTGCGCTTCACCTCGGCTCCGAACCCCTCGCTCCTGGTCCGCGTCATCATGGACACGCAGTCAGGGCACCCTTCGGCTCGGTAGCCGTACCGGACCCCGTCGTAACGCGCCAGGTTCGAGCTGGCCTCAGCAGGCGCGACTATGTAGTATGTCGCGAGCGCGTACTCGGAATGAGGAAGCGACACGTCCGCCAGGATCGCCCCCATCTCTTGCAGCGTCTTGAGAGCCTGGCCCACGGCAGCCTTCACCCCCGGGGCCATGCCGTCACCGAAGTATTCTCTCGGAACGCCTATCTTTATCCCGCGCACGTCCGGGACCAGGCTTCCCAGGTAGTCGCCCGACGTTCCCGGCACGGACGTGGAGTCGCGCGGGTCATGGCCCGCTATGACACCGAGCACCAAGGCACAGTCGCGC contains these protein-coding regions:
- the gatB gene encoding Asp-tRNA(Asn)/Glu-tRNA(Gln) amidotransferase subunit GatB, which codes for MSRETEAGTRPVADVSDFEPVIGLEVHVELLTDSKLFCGCSTAFNAPPNAHTCPVCLGLPGVLPVINRKAVELAIKTALALNCEVASFSKFDRKNYFYPDLPKNYQISQYDLPLASRGYVDIAVGGVARRVRIRRVHLEEDAGKSVHESGTITGSSFSLEDYNRTGVPLLEIVSEPDIRSPEEAYAYLSMLKSILRYLDVSDCKMEEGSLRCDANISVKPKGSPALGTPIELKNLNSFRAVEKALAYECARQAEALARGERIARETRHWDESRQITVAMRHKEEADDYRYFPDPDLVPLEIDEAWVEELRGTLPELPGARFDRFTRQYGLPAYDAAILTESRDLAGYFEAAAAAYGADPKVVSNWIMGELARLMNATGTDIRQVKVSPDSLAAMLKMIDDGIISGKIAKTIFEEMFATGKGPRQVVEEKGLVQIADEGELAGIVDDVIAENSDVASEIRAGKDRALGFLVGQVMKKTRGRANPQAVNKLLRERLAPGEPG
- the gatA gene encoding Asp-tRNA(Asn)/Glu-tRNA(Gln) amidotransferase subunit GatA, with translation MEVYELTAHELREKIERREIGVEELVRSLLDRIDRVDTAVRAYLTVARERALERARAADERLARGEPARPLEGIPVALKDNMCTRGIETTCASRILKGFVPPYDATVVELLEGAGAIIIGKTNMDEFAMGSSTENSGFFATHNPWALERVPGGSSGGSAAAVAADEAIVALGSDTGGSVRQPSALCGVVGLKPTYGLVSRYGLIAFASSLDQIGPITKDVRDCALVLGVIAGHDPRDSTSVPGTSGDYLGSLVPDVRGIKIGVPREYFGDGMAPGVKAAVGQALKTLQEMGAILADVSLPHSEYALATYYIVAPAEASSNLARYDGVRYGYRAEGCPDCVSMMTRTRSEGFGAEVKRRIMLGTYTLSAGYYEAYYLKALKVRTLITRDFDRAFEKCDCLVSPTSPTVAFRFGERTSDPLAMYLSDVYTVTANLAGIPAVSVPCGFGEDGMPVGLQILGKHYDEATVLRVAYAFEQATWFHKSKPSLHDRGSGGAAARATDVGARGASSSGACSSGGIARGAGSGDVRGRLISRTTGGVGDV